From a region of the Corallococcus coralloides DSM 2259 genome:
- a CDS encoding phage baseplate assembly protein V, with protein sequence MIEQLLQQLIERTESRYFGKYRGYVTNVSDPLNLGRIQCVVPRLMGDVATGWAMPCTPYAGPDQGLFVVPDVGAGVWVEFEGGDLSQPIWSGMWWGQPALADLGQPDSTARVAPDVSEIPKHDYPPQSAVPGVRMLKSATGHYIVLDDRPETARVEIHDRQGNRVILSAEGLDRLISNERTVNEGNRSAEVDGDDRLEVAGKQDETVDGSHTRAVGGDVSLHVTGSLTETVDVAGYSRVVGGTGLKETVGGPREDRIQGSHKRIVSGASQESAVGGYGVTSGGNLNLAAGKAVKVAAAMPDMPGPSLNAISIDALAGNVSINSMLGVCQVGGLSAISPMVLGDGLAIHFTMLAQILKAVNPLTVAAYGPLLDVWAAMTPLLDWSYFGFVKRMPVG encoded by the coding sequence ATGATTGAACAACTGCTGCAGCAGCTCATCGAACGCACGGAGAGCCGCTACTTCGGCAAGTACCGGGGCTACGTGACGAACGTCTCGGATCCCCTCAACCTGGGGCGCATCCAGTGCGTGGTGCCGCGCCTGATGGGGGACGTGGCCACGGGCTGGGCCATGCCGTGCACGCCGTACGCGGGGCCGGACCAGGGCCTCTTCGTGGTGCCGGACGTGGGCGCGGGCGTCTGGGTGGAGTTCGAGGGCGGAGACCTGTCCCAGCCCATCTGGAGCGGCATGTGGTGGGGGCAGCCCGCGCTCGCGGACCTGGGCCAGCCGGACTCCACCGCGCGCGTGGCCCCGGACGTCAGTGAGATTCCCAAGCACGACTACCCGCCCCAGTCCGCGGTGCCGGGCGTGCGCATGCTCAAGTCCGCCACGGGCCACTACATCGTCCTGGACGACCGGCCGGAGACCGCGCGCGTGGAGATCCACGACCGGCAGGGCAACCGCGTCATCCTGTCCGCGGAAGGCCTGGACCGGCTCATCAGCAACGAGCGCACGGTGAACGAGGGCAACCGCTCCGCGGAGGTGGACGGCGACGACCGGCTGGAGGTCGCGGGCAAGCAGGACGAGACGGTGGACGGCAGCCACACCCGCGCCGTGGGCGGAGACGTGTCGCTGCACGTGACGGGGTCGCTGACGGAGACCGTGGACGTGGCTGGGTACTCGCGCGTGGTGGGCGGCACCGGCCTGAAGGAGACGGTGGGCGGCCCGCGCGAGGATCGCATCCAGGGCAGCCACAAGCGCATCGTGTCCGGCGCATCGCAGGAGTCGGCGGTGGGCGGCTACGGCGTCACGTCCGGTGGCAACTTGAACCTCGCCGCCGGCAAGGCGGTGAAGGTGGCCGCGGCGATGCCGGACATGCCGGGCCCGTCGCTCAACGCCATCTCCATCGACGCGCTGGCGGGCAACGTGTCCATCAACTCGATGCTGGGTGTGTGCCAGGTGGGCGGCCTCTCCGCCATCTCGCCCATGGTGCTGGGCGACGGGCTGGCCATCCACTTCACGATGCTGGCGCAGATCCTCAAGGCGGTGAACCCGCTGACGGTGGCCGCGTACGGGCCGCTGCTGGATGTCTGGGCGGCGATGACGCCGCTGCTGGACTGGTCCTACTTCGGCTTCGTCAAGCGCATGCCGGTGGGGTGA